A genomic region of Terriglobales bacterium contains the following coding sequences:
- a CDS encoding alpha/beta hydrolase family protein: protein MRRLYRRWMHDWETRLTTRDTNRVVRPFELGLEWTRGWPLANGHPHASNIDQEELLRELNRRIVAQSAAFFSYRTPADFRLERRIPEQHPTGNGQRRNGPAARKEAIFLRFTSPVSTPHPENTLACARWFPARGRRAVVVLPQWNSDAEGHNGLCRILNFAGVAALRLSLPYHDVRKPPETERADYAVSSNVARTIDAARQAVIDLRCCLDWLEQQGYDRLGVVGTSLGSCYAFLATAHEPRLRVNVFNHASLHFADVIWSGQSTRHIRAAIPADVTLERLRGLWSAISPSSYFEKFAEQPPKRSLIVYATHDLTFLPEVSQAIIAEFRRRSLDLTVRVLPCGHYTTGEVPYKYLDAYYIASFLEHAFG from the coding sequence ATGCGCCGCCTCTACCGCCGCTGGATGCATGACTGGGAGACCCGCCTCACCACGCGGGACACCAATCGTGTCGTCCGTCCATTTGAACTCGGTCTAGAGTGGACGCGCGGGTGGCCGCTCGCTAACGGCCACCCGCACGCTAGCAATATCGACCAAGAAGAGCTTCTGCGCGAACTCAACCGGCGGATTGTTGCCCAGAGTGCCGCCTTCTTCTCCTACCGCACTCCCGCCGACTTTCGCCTGGAGCGCCGCATCCCGGAACAACATCCTACGGGCAACGGACAGCGCCGCAACGGCCCAGCAGCAAGAAAGGAAGCCATCTTCCTCCGCTTCACGTCGCCCGTATCCACACCCCATCCGGAAAACACCCTGGCCTGCGCGCGCTGGTTCCCGGCCCGCGGCCGCCGGGCCGTCGTGGTCCTGCCGCAATGGAACTCGGATGCGGAAGGGCACAACGGACTCTGCCGCATCCTGAATTTTGCCGGGGTGGCTGCGTTACGGCTCAGCCTGCCGTATCACGACGTCCGCAAGCCGCCCGAGACCGAGCGCGCCGACTACGCCGTCAGCTCCAACGTGGCTCGCACCATCGATGCGGCCCGCCAGGCCGTCATCGACCTCCGCTGCTGCCTCGACTGGCTCGAACAGCAGGGCTACGACCGGCTCGGCGTGGTCGGCACCAGCCTGGGTTCCTGCTACGCTTTCCTGGCCACGGCGCACGAGCCCCGCCTGCGCGTCAATGTCTTCAACCACGCCTCGCTGCATTTTGCCGACGTCATCTGGAGCGGCCAGTCCACCCGTCACATTCGCGCCGCCATCCCCGCCGATGTCACCTTGGAACGCCTGCGCGGCCTGTGGTCTGCCATCAGCCCCAGTTCCTACTTTGAGAAGTTCGCGGAGCAGCCGCCCAAGCGCTCGCTCATCGTCTATGCCACCCACGACCTCACTTTCCTGCCCGAGGTCTCCCAAGCCATCATCGCCGAGTTCCGCCGCCGCAGCCTCGATCTCACCGTTCGT